CGGCCGTCCCGTGACGACCGCCACTCGCCGCGCATCCGCTCGATGACGTCGGCGATGAAGGGCTCGACGGGGATGTCGCGGCCCTGGGCGAAGGCGTGGAAGGCCATCTCGATCGCGTCGTGCACCATCCGCCCGGCCCACTGCTGGCGCGACGCGAGCTGCTTCAGGACGTAGAGGCGCCGGACCTCCTCGGACGCCGCGGCGTCCCAGCCGCCCCAGGCGCCGTAGTAGTGGTAGAAGTACCGGCGCTTACACTCCTGAAAGGTGTTGTCGCGGCTCCGGGACCAGGAAAAGTCGTTGGTGAGCTCGGCCATCGGCGGCATTGTCGCACGTCTCGGGA
This sequence is a window from Candidatus Methylomirabilota bacterium. Protein-coding genes within it:
- a CDS encoding PD-(D/E)XK nuclease family protein; protein product: MAELTNDFSWSRSRDNTFQECKRRYFYHYYGAWGGWDAAASEEVRRLYVLKQLASRQQWAGRMVHDAIEMAFHAFAQGRDIPVEPFIADVIERMRGEWRSSRDGR